ATAATTACCTAATTACCTAAACTTTTGTCAAGCTTTTTGAATGTGTGTAGTTACAATCTCAAAATGTTTAAACAGATAAACACACACTATCTTGTGTTTAAGCCTCCTTATCTAAAGAGTCAGAAATCGCTTTAATGGTAAATTTTAAAAACGGATTGCTCGCATCATAGCGAATTTTAAGTGATTATTCGTGTGATTAGTTGTTATTCGTTTTCATTCGTTATTAAAAATCTCCATCAAAATTTAACATTTCTTCTCAACAATTAAAGCTTTATAGCCGATCTTTCCTATCTCAATGGCAGAGGTTAGACCAGCAATCCCTCCGCCTACAACCA
The bacterium genome window above contains:
- a CDS encoding FAD-binding protein; its protein translation is MSFPEGQEKRESIYERNPKKDVLVVGGGIAGLTSAIEIGKIGYKALIVEKKC